In one window of Ovis aries strain OAR_USU_Benz2616 breed Rambouillet chromosome 3, ARS-UI_Ramb_v3.0, whole genome shotgun sequence DNA:
- the YPEL5 gene encoding protein yippee-like 5 isoform X2 — protein MGRIFLDHIGGTRLFSCANCDTILTNRSELISTRFTGATGRAFLFNKVVNLQYSEVQDRVMLTGRHMVRDVSCKNCNSKLGWIYEFATEDSQRYKEGRVILERALVRESEGFEEHVPSDNS, from the exons ATGGGCAGGATTTTCCTTGATCATATTGGTGGTACCCGTCTGTTTTCCTGTGCAAACTGCGATACGATCCTGACCAACCGTTCAGAACTCATCTCCACTCGGTTCACAGGCGCCACTGGCAGAGCATTTCTTTTTAACAAG gtAGTTAACCTACAGTATAGTGAAGTTCAAGATCGGGTCATGCTCACTGGCCGCCACATGGTTCGAGATGTGAGCTGCAAAAACTGCAATAGCAAACTGGGATGGATCTATGAGTTTGCCACTGAAGACAGCCAGCGTTATAAAGAAGGTCGTGTGATCCTGGAACGCGCTCTAGTTCGAGAAAGTGAGGGCTTTGAGGAGCATGTACCATCTGATAACTcttga
- the YPEL5 gene encoding protein yippee-like 5 isoform X1: MFQRFCDLLNQKTFLNIVFRASAIKMGRIFLDHIGGTRLFSCANCDTILTNRSELISTRFTGATGRAFLFNKVVNLQYSEVQDRVMLTGRHMVRDVSCKNCNSKLGWIYEFATEDSQRYKEGRVILERALVRESEGFEEHVPSDNS, from the exons ATGTTTCAGCGCTTCTGTGATTTATTGAATCAAAAGACTTTCTTAAATATA GTTTTTAGAGCTTCAGCTATAAAAATGGGCAGGATTTTCCTTGATCATATTGGTGGTACCCGTCTGTTTTCCTGTGCAAACTGCGATACGATCCTGACCAACCGTTCAGAACTCATCTCCACTCGGTTCACAGGCGCCACTGGCAGAGCATTTCTTTTTAACAAG gtAGTTAACCTACAGTATAGTGAAGTTCAAGATCGGGTCATGCTCACTGGCCGCCACATGGTTCGAGATGTGAGCTGCAAAAACTGCAATAGCAAACTGGGATGGATCTATGAGTTTGCCACTGAAGACAGCCAGCGTTATAAAGAAGGTCGTGTGATCCTGGAACGCGCTCTAGTTCGAGAAAGTGAGGGCTTTGAGGAGCATGTACCATCTGATAACTcttga